The Beijerinckiaceae bacterium RH AL1 genome has a segment encoding these proteins:
- a CDS encoding membrane protein of unknown function (ID:RHAL1_00828;~source:Prodigal:2.6) codes for MALPSSGQKPTYPKYFVLVVASSLVVRSVLSSLLAGIGGLENPLFFTAQDLFADSIKSGLAIRAVTARLLDDPRVHSWPALFQSYLFQNPYLQHHISIYHSAPLGMLGLIFFAQIMSATSPTVLLVMLLVAFCTGAVVVGRHLEAATSGDRLYGALLLIVAYPALFMLDRGNFHSGFTSLCIIFYAVSAVTGRWRRVGILALAIAINLRPNTATLLLVELADRSDLRATIRSVLAASATVVAIALASYVLAASIDPSYSLPAFLHGLALYNTAFIGGGEGMPWNASLLALSRLLGSFGAIPSAAMAFDQRVVTGIMGVACLAAVALAVARLIDKVEAVFLGATLSVLSTPIFAEYHLLIFAAPLLLAAAGLGVPDRRTIVAQCGPLLILIVLCQTLEAWPSAALAAIVAALAFAAPLMASRVALPGIDSRSHVIVFASLFALCAVGGANTLGIAIPAVLFTASLYVLVKAAVGLPRALQEEQGSPRGHEPQDSLAVAPRKATGDMMPISPRSRAIARQFVRFAVVGTAGFAVTTSTIYVTRGLLGPALAAIPAFLVAVTTSWALNRTWTFRYSSEAPLVLQWARYVLWTAPTGITNITVYETLIFLVPFARAHPVVATGTAAISGMLVSFTVMRLIVFKHPSGTPDRRAAACQREPA; via the coding sequence CGGCCTGGAAAACCCGCTGTTCTTCACCGCGCAGGACCTCTTCGCCGATTCGATCAAAAGCGGCCTGGCCATCCGCGCCGTGACGGCACGGCTCCTCGACGATCCGCGCGTCCACTCGTGGCCGGCTCTGTTCCAGTCCTACCTGTTCCAGAACCCATACCTGCAACATCACATCTCGATCTACCATTCCGCCCCGCTCGGAATGCTTGGGTTGATCTTCTTTGCTCAGATCATGTCGGCGACATCGCCGACGGTGCTGCTGGTCATGCTCCTTGTTGCATTCTGCACCGGCGCGGTCGTGGTCGGTCGCCACCTTGAAGCGGCGACATCCGGTGATCGTCTCTACGGCGCGCTTCTCCTCATCGTCGCCTATCCTGCTCTTTTCATGCTTGATCGCGGGAATTTCCACTCGGGCTTCACAAGTCTCTGCATCATCTTTTATGCCGTCAGCGCAGTGACGGGCCGCTGGCGGCGCGTGGGGATCCTTGCTCTGGCGATCGCGATCAACCTGCGGCCGAACACGGCGACGCTGCTACTCGTCGAGCTTGCCGATCGCAGCGATCTGAGAGCAACGATCCGCTCCGTCCTGGCCGCTTCGGCGACTGTCGTCGCCATTGCTTTGGCTTCCTATGTCCTCGCGGCTTCGATCGACCCGAGCTATTCCCTGCCGGCGTTTCTGCACGGCCTTGCGCTCTACAATACGGCGTTCATCGGCGGAGGCGAGGGCATGCCCTGGAACGCGAGCCTTCTGGCGCTGAGCCGGCTGCTGGGAAGTTTCGGGGCTATACCATCGGCGGCGATGGCCTTCGATCAGAGGGTCGTCACCGGCATCATGGGTGTCGCTTGCCTTGCGGCGGTCGCACTAGCTGTCGCGCGGCTTATCGACAAGGTGGAGGCAGTCTTTCTCGGGGCCACACTCAGCGTCCTGTCGACCCCTATCTTTGCCGAATATCATCTCCTGATCTTCGCCGCCCCATTGCTTCTCGCAGCGGCCGGTCTCGGGGTCCCGGACCGGCGCACGATCGTTGCGCAGTGTGGTCCGCTCCTGATCCTGATCGTGCTATGCCAAACCCTCGAAGCTTGGCCTTCGGCAGCGCTCGCCGCGATCGTTGCGGCCTTGGCCTTCGCGGCGCCGTTGATGGCGTCGCGCGTCGCGCTCCCGGGTATCGACTCGCGTTCGCATGTCATCGTTTTCGCGTCGCTCTTCGCCCTCTGCGCCGTCGGCGGCGCAAACACCTTGGGGATCGCGATACCGGCCGTGCTGTTCACCGCGTCGCTCTACGTACTGGTAAAAGCTGCCGTGGGGCTCCCGAGAGCGTTGCAGGAAGAGCAAGGGTCGCCGCGCGGTCATGAACCGCAAGACAGCCTGGCCGTCGCGCCGCGAAAGGCCACCGGGGACATGATGCCGATCTCGCCGCGCTCGAGAGCAATCGCGCGCCAGTTCGTGCGTTTCGCGGTCGTCGGGACAGCCGGCTTCGCCGTCACCACCTCGACGATCTATGTCACGCGCGGTCTCCTGGGACCGGCATTGGCTGCCATTCCAGCGTTTCTTGTCGCGGTCACGACATCCTGGGCACTCAATCGGACGTGGACGTTCCGATACAGCAGCGAGGCACCGCTCGTCCTGCAGTGGGCCCGCTACGTTCTCTGGACGGCACCAACCGGGATCACCAACATCACAGTCTACGAGACCCTGATATTCCTCGTCCCCTTCGCGCGCGCGCATCCCGTTGTAGCGACCGGTACGGCGGCGATATCAGGCATGCTCGTCAGCTTCACGGTCATGCGCCTGATCGTGTTCAAGCACCCGTCCGGCACGCCGGATCGCCGCGCCGCAGCTTGCCAAAGAGAGCCGGCATGA